A region from the Deinococcus sp. QL22 genome encodes:
- a CDS encoding DUF3060 domain-containing protein, with protein MIPLVRWWATGLILVGSLCSTHAAAQSATMTVPGMGQMLAGDNSVRALKCNGNAMTVGGNSNKVTLTGNCTQVVVNGNKNGITVVAVGQIVVNGKQNTVTWSKSLKGAKPLTRITGTGNKIIKK; from the coding sequence ATGATTCCCCTGGTGCGGTGGTGGGCGACTGGATTGATCCTCGTTGGATCCCTGTGTTCTACCCACGCTGCTGCCCAGAGCGCCACCATGACCGTGCCTGGCATGGGCCAGATGTTGGCAGGCGACAACTCGGTTCGCGCCCTGAAATGCAACGGCAACGCCATGACGGTGGGCGGCAACAGCAACAAAGTGACCCTGACCGGCAATTGCACGCAGGTCGTGGTAAACGGCAACAAGAATGGCATTACTGTTGTGGCAGTCGGCCAGATCGTCGTAAATGGTAAGCAGAATACCGTGACATGGAGTAAGTCGCTGAAGGGGGCCAAACCCTTAACGCGCATCACGGGAACAGGCAATAAAATCATCAAAAAGTAG